The Candidatus Liberimonas magnetica genome window below encodes:
- a CDS encoding tetratricopeptide repeat protein, with the protein MENYLETGKAFTLEKNYKKALMNFKKALAVDPGQKCVHFEIGKIYYEEHKYDLAIDEFLKETEINPKFILPYLLMGKAYVSKGEFKKALSRFRKAKGLSRGDKETEEIAPYEMGHVYLSLKEYGPGIKELKTVLKLNPIHLNAHLLLVNAYRNKGMDQEALRQLEEAGEINKKDKEAQGQIHYERGLIYYGQEKYDLSVIELEKALESNPCHVNAQLLLAVLYKNKNRYEEALILLEKAEETSNGNKEIDNRVHYEKGQIYFSQKKYGLSIEELKRAVELDPSHINARLLLAIVYENHGLYEDALIQLDKAAGENKRDKGIKAQEHCERAHVYFKQQRYELSLKELNKALKLDRSNIKARLLLAKIYKDQKNYEEALNEFDILTGLKETDIHTKQEISSLKTEIYIEQNKYNLAGNEIKKALVPDDKNGLYHLRLSKFYRLTQEYDKAINELNKVIISEARGRNTDAEMFDQILQLARQCNLSGDRAKAVQISENALNLDLSDHLPIKNALTNEIEIAQNKTKISSKIRNLSVTLTHKCNLNCKMCVVNRSSGQEISQKVKIEVIKALPYLERVSWTGGEVFLYPGFNELLDEAIKYSTKQTITTNGMLLDANKITKIIKNNIRLTISIDGITKAVYENIRQGAKYDLLIDKLNMINKIKKEINPKYRIAINVVVVKSNYHQLEKFVEFAKKYDIFSINLLTSFMKNREDISRLDSSTLSDIVKSIKNVKELCRKYNISYTNNSPDNLLVSNTGIIETDHHAVTGNLPEPDQAFKCYAPWKCLTVAVDGSVKPTTHCFCKKIIGDLNEESLEDIWNGRKIVKYRKSILSGAMAKYCNLNKIYKKFPFELLDY; encoded by the coding sequence ATGGAAAATTATTTAGAAACAGGAAAAGCATTTACTCTTGAGAAAAATTATAAAAAAGCCTTAATGAATTTCAAAAAAGCTTTGGCTGTTGATCCTGGTCAAAAGTGCGTACACTTTGAGATAGGCAAGATATATTATGAAGAGCATAAATATGACCTGGCGATAGATGAGTTTTTAAAAGAAACAGAAATAAATCCGAAGTTCATTCTTCCATATCTGTTGATGGGGAAAGCCTATGTAAGCAAGGGCGAATTTAAAAAAGCTTTAAGCCGGTTTAGAAAGGCCAAAGGCCTGAGCAGGGGAGATAAAGAGACAGAAGAGATAGCCCCTTATGAGATGGGGCATGTATACCTCAGCCTGAAGGAATACGGCCCGGGCATAAAAGAATTAAAAACGGTCTTGAAATTAAATCCGATTCACCTAAATGCTCATTTGTTATTGGTAAACGCCTATAGAAATAAAGGCATGGACCAGGAAGCTTTAAGACAGTTAGAAGAGGCCGGGGAAATAAACAAAAAAGATAAAGAGGCGCAAGGACAGATACATTATGAAAGAGGGCTGATATACTACGGGCAAGAGAAATATGACCTGAGCGTAATTGAATTAGAAAAGGCCTTAGAATCAAACCCATGCCACGTAAATGCACAGTTATTATTAGCGGTACTGTATAAAAATAAGAACAGGTACGAAGAAGCTTTGATACTGTTAGAAAAGGCCGAAGAAACGAGCAACGGGAATAAAGAGATAGACAATAGGGTGCATTATGAAAAAGGCCAGATATATTTCAGCCAAAAGAAATATGGCCTGAGCATAGAGGAATTAAAAAGGGCCGTGGAATTAGATCCCAGCCATATAAATGCCCGGCTGTTATTGGCGATAGTCTATGAAAATCACGGCCTATATGAAGATGCCTTAATTCAGTTAGACAAAGCAGCAGGAGAGAACAAAAGAGATAAAGGTATAAAAGCTCAGGAGCATTGTGAAAGAGCACATGTATATTTTAAGCAGCAAAGGTATGAGTTAAGCCTGAAAGAGCTGAACAAAGCGTTAAAACTGGACAGGTCAAATATAAAGGCGCGTTTATTGTTGGCTAAGATATACAAAGACCAAAAGAATTACGAAGAGGCTTTAAATGAATTTGACATTCTGACAGGTTTAAAAGAAACAGATATACATACAAAACAGGAGATATCCTCTTTAAAGACAGAGATATATATAGAACAAAACAAGTATAACCTGGCAGGGAACGAAATAAAAAAAGCACTTGTCCCTGATGACAAGAACGGCCTTTATCACCTGAGGTTAAGTAAATTCTACAGGTTAACCCAGGAATATGATAAAGCAATAAATGAACTTAATAAGGTGATTATATCGGAGGCAAGGGGCAGGAATACGGATGCTGAGATGTTTGACCAGATATTACAGCTTGCCAGGCAATGCAATTTATCTGGCGACCGCGCAAAAGCGGTACAGATATCTGAAAATGCATTGAACCTGGACCTGTCAGATCATCTTCCCATAAAAAATGCATTAACAAATGAAATCGAAATAGCGCAGAATAAAACAAAGATATCTTCAAAAATAAGGAATCTAAGTGTCACGTTAACTCATAAATGTAACCTGAATTGTAAAATGTGTGTTGTGAACAGGTCCTCAGGGCAGGAGATATCCCAAAAAGTTAAAATTGAAGTAATTAAGGCGCTGCCTTACCTGGAAAGGGTGTCCTGGACAGGCGGGGAAGTATTTCTGTATCCCGGTTTTAATGAATTACTTGATGAAGCGATAAAATATTCCACAAAGCAGACTATTACCACCAACGGCATGCTCTTAGATGCAAATAAAATAACTAAAATAATAAAAAACAACATAAGGCTGACAATCTCAATTGACGGTATAACTAAAGCGGTGTATGAAAATATAAGGCAAGGTGCAAAATATGATTTACTTATAGATAAACTTAATATGATAAATAAAATCAAAAAAGAAATAAACCCGAAATACCGGATCGCCATAAATGTAGTAGTTGTTAAATCGAATTATCATCAGCTGGAGAAATTTGTTGAGTTTGCAAAAAAATACGATATATTCTCCATAAATTTATTGACCTCTTTCATGAAGAATAGGGAAGATATTTCCCGCCTTGATAGCAGCACCTTGTCGGATATAGTAAAATCCATAAAAAATGTGAAAGAGCTCTGCCGGAAATATAACATCTCCTATACCAATAATTCACCGGATAATCTATTAGTAAGCAATACAGGTATCATTGAGACGGATCATCATGCTGTGACAGGAAACCTTCCGGAACCGGATCAAGCATTTAAATGCTATGCTCCCTGGAAATGCCTGACTGTGGCGGTTGACGGGAGTGTAAAACCTACCACCCATTGCTTTTGTAAGAAGATAATAGGTGATTTGAACGAAGAGAGCCTTGAAGATATCTGGAACGGCAGAAAAATAGTGAAGTACCGAAAAAGCATATTGTCCGGAGCTATGGCAAAATATTGTAACCTGAATAAAATATATAAAAAGTTTCCTTTTGAACTATTGGATTATTAG
- a CDS encoding tetratricopeptide repeat protein produces MKDYLGTGKSFASKKDYKKALMNFKKALAEDPDQKNVHFEIGKVYYEEHEYVQAIDEFLKEIKINPQFIHAYLLAGKAYKSRGRHEEALSQLKKAQEINRGDKGIEEQVHYEKGQIYFAQKKYDLSIEELIKTLELGPANINAQLLLAIVYENHGSYEDALKLLGKVAETNKGDKGIKAGEYCERALVYFKQKEYELSLKELNKALKIDKPNIKAHLLLAKLYKEQGGYEEALKELGLLTESGAPSKEIRQEISYLKTGIHIEQRKYGLAEKEIKKAITLDDKNCLYHLALSKFYMLALDYDKAIKELYKVMRSEEKDRNTDNEMLGQILQLASEWDKTGGRSKAIQIFENALKLNSPDNTSFKNILTNEIEIAHNKTKLASRVRKLSITVTNRCNLNCKMCVMDRSVVREISEKVKDEIIGALPYLERIAWLGGEVFLYRGFNELLDETIKYPVKQTVTTNGLLLDEETAARIIKNNIWLEISIDGTTKEVYEAIRRGAKFDVLIEKLNMINALKKEINPGYKMSMNVVVIKSNYRQLESFAEFAGKYGISNLNFLIALWKSKEDIAGLDGDILASINKSLKNVERNCKKYNIRFTRDAPDDYLNRPSANNSCYQIGGNIQARKIKNSKCYAPWTSLVLDIQGDVKPAAHCLCSVTTGNLNKESLDEIWNGRKMVAYRKMILSGDIEKVCNLKKNFGRIPFELLQY; encoded by the coding sequence GTGAAGGATTATTTAGGAACAGGAAAATCGTTTGCTTCCAAGAAAGATTACAAAAAAGCCTTAATGAACTTTAAAAAGGCATTAGCTGAAGACCCTGATCAAAAGAACGTACACTTTGAGATCGGCAAGGTATATTATGAAGAGCATGAATACGTCCAGGCTATAGATGAGTTTCTAAAAGAAATAAAAATAAACCCCCAGTTTATCCATGCATATCTGCTGGCGGGGAAAGCGTATAAAAGCAGGGGCAGGCATGAAGAGGCCCTAAGCCAATTGAAAAAAGCCCAGGAAATAAACAGAGGAGATAAAGGAATAGAAGAGCAAGTCCATTACGAAAAGGGGCAGATATATTTCGCACAAAAGAAATATGATCTAAGTATAGAAGAATTAATAAAAACCCTGGAACTAGGCCCAGCTAACATAAATGCGCAGTTATTATTAGCTATAGTTTATGAAAATCACGGAAGCTATGAAGATGCGTTAAAGCTGTTAGGCAAAGTGGCAGAAACAAACAAAGGTGATAAAGGGATAAAAGCCGGGGAGTATTGTGAAAGAGCACTTGTCTATTTCAAGCAGAAAGAATATGAATTAAGCCTAAAAGAACTGAATAAGGCATTAAAGATAGACAAGCCAAATATAAAGGCTCATTTATTATTGGCTAAACTTTATAAGGAGCAAGGGGGGTATGAAGAGGCTTTAAAAGAACTGGGCTTATTAACGGAGTCAGGCGCTCCCTCCAAGGAGATCAGGCAGGAAATATCCTATTTAAAGACAGGGATACATATTGAACAGCGCAAGTATGGTCTGGCAGAAAAGGAAATAAAAAAAGCAATAACCCTTGATGATAAAAACTGCCTTTATCATCTGGCCTTAAGTAAATTCTACATGCTGGCCCTTGACTATGATAAAGCAATAAAGGAGCTTTATAAGGTAATGAGATCAGAAGAAAAGGACAGGAATACCGACAATGAAATGTTGGGTCAAATATTGCAATTAGCCTCGGAATGGGATAAGACTGGCGGCCGGTCCAAAGCCATACAAATATTTGAAAATGCCTTAAAGCTGAATTCTCCGGATAACACCTCCTTTAAAAACATCCTGACAAACGAAATTGAAATAGCTCATAATAAAACAAAGCTCGCTTCAAGGGTCAGGAAATTGAGTATTACTGTAACAAATCGCTGTAACTTGAACTGCAAAATGTGCGTTATGGACAGGTCTGTGGTACGTGAAATATCAGAGAAGGTAAAAGACGAGATAATCGGTGCGCTGCCTTATCTGGAAAGGATAGCGTGGCTGGGCGGTGAAGTATTTTTGTACCGCGGTTTTAATGAATTGCTCGATGAAACAATAAAATACCCGGTAAAACAGACTGTTACTACCAACGGGCTGTTGTTAGATGAAGAAACGGCAGCCAGGATAATCAAGAATAATATATGGCTTGAAATCTCGATAGACGGCACAACTAAAGAAGTCTATGAAGCTATAAGGCGCGGTGCAAAATTCGATGTCCTGATAGAAAAACTTAATATGATAAATGCGCTTAAAAAAGAAATAAATCCGGGTTATAAAATGAGCATGAACGTAGTGGTGATCAAATCTAATTACCGCCAGCTGGAAAGTTTTGCTGAGTTTGCAGGGAAATACGGCATTTCTAACCTGAATTTCCTGATAGCTTTATGGAAAAGCAAAGAAGATATTGCAGGGTTGGACGGCGATATCCTGGCTTCGATAAACAAGTCACTCAAAAACGTGGAAAGAAACTGTAAAAAATATAATATAAGGTTTACCAGGGATGCGCCCGATGACTATTTGAACCGGCCGTCAGCAAATAACAGTTGTTATCAAATAGGCGGGAACATTCAAGCTCGTAAAATTAAGAATTCCAAATGCTATGCCCCCTGGACAAGCCTGGTTTTAGACATACAGGGCGATGTAAAACCCGCTGCCCATTGTTTGTGCAGCGTGACAACAGGCAATCTAAACAAAGAAAGTCTTGATGAAATATGGAACGGAAGAAAAATGGTCGCTTACAGAAAGATGATATTGTCCGGGGATATAGAAAAAGTATGCAATTTAAAAAAGAATTTTGGCAGGATACCTTTTGAATTGCTGCAATATTAA
- a CDS encoding 6-phosphofructokinase gives MPKKEIKRIGVLTGGGDCPGLNAVIRAVVKSAFNLGWEVIGVREGFEGLLDLSKIEKIGPANIRGILNLGGTILGTTNRGNPFISKKKVGDSIEEYDSSDEVVKNFKQLGLDALVAIGGDGTLGIACKFVDKGIPIVGVPKTIDNDLSSTVITFGFDTAVSNATDALDKLHSTAESHRRVMVVETMGRYAGWIALNSGVSGGADVILIPEIPFEIDKVCQAVEKRYKNNTNFAIVVVAEGAKLKGGDMFVKQAKEAGKEHPVLGGISDWVSKEIEKRTGHESRSLSLGHLQRGGHPTTFDRLLATRFGACAVRFIKEGKFGVMVASIPPGMEAVPLKEAISKMKNVPVDCDTITSARQLGISFGD, from the coding sequence ATGCCTAAAAAGGAAATTAAAAGGATCGGTGTTTTAACGGGCGGAGGCGACTGTCCCGGTCTTAATGCGGTTATTCGGGCTGTCGTAAAAAGCGCTTTTAATCTCGGCTGGGAGGTAATCGGCGTACGGGAAGGTTTTGAAGGGCTGCTTGACCTGTCCAAAATAGAAAAAATAGGCCCGGCTAATATAAGAGGGATATTAAATCTCGGCGGCACTATACTCGGGACTACCAACAGGGGAAATCCGTTCATTTCAAAGAAAAAGGTCGGAGACAGCATTGAAGAGTATGACAGTTCCGATGAGGTGGTTAAGAATTTTAAACAACTCGGTCTTGACGCCCTTGTAGCGATAGGCGGCGATGGGACCCTCGGCATAGCATGCAAGTTCGTAGATAAAGGGATCCCTATAGTGGGTGTCCCAAAAACGATAGATAATGACCTGTCTTCGACAGTAATTACCTTCGGGTTCGATACCGCGGTCTCAAATGCGACTGATGCTCTTGATAAGCTTCATTCAACGGCCGAGAGTCACAGGAGGGTAATGGTCGTTGAAACAATGGGAAGGTATGCAGGCTGGATAGCCCTTAATTCAGGCGTGTCCGGAGGAGCCGATGTGATACTTATTCCTGAAATACCTTTTGAAATAGATAAGGTCTGCCAGGCGGTAGAAAAAAGATATAAAAATAATACTAATTTTGCCATTGTTGTTGTAGCCGAAGGTGCAAAACTTAAAGGCGGGGACATGTTCGTAAAGCAGGCAAAAGAAGCCGGCAAAGAACACCCTGTATTGGGCGGTATATCAGACTGGGTATCAAAGGAAATAGAAAAAAGGACCGGGCATGAATCAAGGTCTTTGTCTCTGGGCCACCTGCAGAGAGGCGGCCATCCTACCACATTTGACAGGCTTTTAGCCACCCGCTTTGGCGCGTGTGCCGTACGGTTCATAAAAGAAGGCAAATTCGGCGTTATGGTGGCTTCGATACCTCCGGGTATGGAGGCAGTGCCTTTAAAAGAGGCTATAAGCAAGATGAAGAATGTGCCTGTTGACTGCGATACTATAACTTCTGCAAGGCAGCTCGGGATTTCTTTCGGTGATTAG
- a CDS encoding class II glutamine amidotransferase — protein sequence MCRMIGITDYSYHVHKTFLEGFFELAKRGKVPPHNKPFHLDGWGIGYYKNGRAGVIKSAKSVLKEKDRFFNALRKINRSKILIVHLRKSAWKNTNLVKNTHPFKFNNVIFCHNGTVLDYKPLIKEIKNELGPGKGALDSEVLFKYALSQKGNGIKTKFKKTFKDIEKSLKHTSLTSLFSDGKNLYAYLEFTKLPAYYTLFMSEYKNSSIVCSEPPVKNLKWKLLQKRKITAI from the coding sequence ATGTGCAGGATGATAGGCATCACAGATTATAGTTATCACGTACACAAAACTTTCCTTGAGGGTTTCTTTGAGCTTGCCAAAAGAGGCAAAGTCCCTCCTCATAACAAGCCTTTCCATCTTGACGGCTGGGGCATAGGATACTACAAAAACGGCAGGGCAGGTGTTATTAAAAGTGCAAAATCTGTTTTAAAGGAAAAAGACAGGTTTTTTAATGCGTTAAGAAAAATAAACCGTTCAAAGATACTGATCGTACACCTGCGAAAATCGGCATGGAAGAACACAAACCTTGTAAAAAACACGCACCCGTTCAAGTTCAATAACGTTATATTCTGCCATAACGGTACTGTGCTTGATTACAAACCTCTCATAAAAGAAATTAAAAATGAACTTGGGCCGGGGAAGGGCGCGCTTGATTCGGAAGTTTTGTTCAAATATGCACTAAGCCAGAAAGGGAACGGCATAAAAACAAAATTTAAAAAAACATTCAAAGACATAGAAAAGAGTTTAAAACACACCTCGCTTACATCTCTTTTTAGCGACGGTAAAAACCTCTACGCATACCTGGAGTTTACAAAACTGCCAGCTTACTATACTCTTTTCATGAGTGAATACAAAAACTCGTCCATTGTGTGTTCTGAACCCCCCGTAAAAAACCTTAAATGGAAATTGCTGCAAAAAAGAAAAATAACAGCGATATAA
- a CDS encoding spore maturation protein yields the protein MEIINYFSLILVPAFVLFILTYGIFKKVNIYASFVSGAKDGLGIVAGIFPYILAIFVAIKVFQSSGAFDALKNILAYCLSFLGVPAEVIAAGLLKPLSSSASLGVFIETIKSAGVDSAATMMVAVIIGSAETTFYVLAVYLGAVGIKNSKFLVPVCIISDIIGIFVAILTVKLIF from the coding sequence ATGGAAATCATAAATTATTTTTCGCTTATTCTTGTCCCGGCATTTGTGCTGTTTATCCTCACCTACGGAATATTCAAGAAAGTGAATATTTATGCCTCTTTTGTCTCAGGGGCAAAAGACGGGCTTGGCATAGTGGCAGGGATATTCCCTTATATCCTGGCGATATTCGTTGCAATAAAGGTTTTCCAGTCGTCAGGCGCTTTTGATGCGTTAAAAAATATTCTGGCATACTGCCTTTCTTTTCTTGGGGTCCCGGCCGAGGTTATAGCCGCGGGGCTGTTAAAACCGCTTTCTTCAAGCGCAAGCCTGGGGGTTTTTATTGAAACTATAAAAAGTGCCGGGGTCGATTCCGCAGCGACTATGATGGTAGCTGTAATAATCGGAAGCGCAGAGACCACTTTTTATGTATTAGCCGTATATCTCGGAGCGGTCGGCATAAAAAACTCCAAATTCCTTGTCCCTGTCTGCATTATATCCGATATAATCGGTATTTTTGTCGCTATCTTAACTGTTAAGTTAATATTTTAG
- a CDS encoding spore maturation protein, with protein MNIIWYLLILVSIIFAALNNNFDAFTKSFFDGAKSAVEISIFLLGIVSLWMGLTKIIEDSGLVKHISRLFRPFIHFLFRDIPKDHPSIISITLNLMANFLGVGNAATPLGIKAMKDLQELNPNKEEVSFEMMLFIVINTASIQLIPFTVIGILADYGSIQPTKVIAPTIISTFISAALALGILFLFKKVYKWKS; from the coding sequence ATGAACATAATATGGTATTTATTGATACTTGTAAGCATAATATTTGCGGCCCTCAACAATAACTTTGATGCTTTTACAAAATCTTTTTTTGACGGGGCAAAATCCGCCGTAGAGATATCTATATTTTTGCTCGGCATCGTAAGCTTGTGGATGGGCCTTACAAAAATAATAGAAGATTCCGGGCTTGTAAAACATATCTCGAGGCTTTTCAGGCCTTTCATACACTTCCTGTTCAGGGATATCCCGAAAGACCATCCTTCAATAATCTCTATTACCCTGAACCTTATGGCAAACTTCCTCGGCGTAGGTAACGCGGCGACTCCGCTCGGAATAAAAGCCATGAAAGACCTTCAGGAGCTCAATCCGAACAAGGAAGAGGTCTCTTTTGAAATGATGCTTTTTATAGTCATAAACACGGCAAGTATCCAGCTCATACCTTTTACGGTCATAGGCATACTGGCGGATTACGGTTCTATCCAACCCACAAAGGTAATAGCCCCTACAATAATCTCGACCTTTATCTCAGCGGCCTTAGCTCTTGGGATATTGTTCCTGTTCAAAAAGGTTTACAAATGGAAATCATAA
- a CDS encoding LD-carboxypeptidase — MKNIYTITPSWALKNKNEFNTGIKNIEKLGFAVLNKSFSKNLLSPRLKAEEINKAFKNKDVDIILARRGGYSSMKALPFIDFNLIRKNPKIFAGFSDVSTLLNSIYEKTGLTTFHSPMVINFEKPPAFTLDSFMNITRTMKGKDLFKGAPVEVYNRGTQTGILKGGNLVTLTALISTGWEIRTKGSMLFFEDVDEKLHQIDRYFTQWILAGKFKGLKGLILGDFRGSKTRNVYDIIKSQMKITFPVVACPYIGHVKNKITLPVGARVLLDTRTKQLKVL; from the coding sequence ATGAAAAACATATATACAATCACACCTAGCTGGGCATTAAAAAACAAAAATGAATTTAATACAGGGATAAAGAATATAGAAAAACTCGGGTTTGCCGTTCTAAACAAATCCTTCTCAAAAAATCTTTTATCGCCGCGCCTTAAAGCAGAAGAGATAAACAAAGCCTTCAAGAACAAGGACGTAGACATAATACTTGCCCGCCGCGGCGGCTATAGTTCGATGAAAGCCCTTCCATTCATTGATTTTAACCTTATCAGAAAGAATCCAAAGATCTTTGCGGGTTTTAGCGATGTAAGCACTCTTTTAAACTCGATCTATGAAAAAACAGGGCTTACAACGTTTCATTCGCCCATGGTAATAAATTTCGAAAAGCCCCCAGCTTTTACGCTTGACTCTTTCATGAATATAACCCGGACCATGAAGGGAAAGGACCTGTTCAAAGGAGCCCCCGTAGAAGTATACAACCGCGGCACGCAGACGGGAATACTTAAAGGCGGGAACCTCGTGACCTTGACCGCGCTTATATCGACCGGCTGGGAAATAAGGACAAAAGGCTCAATGCTTTTTTTCGAAGATGTCGATGAAAAACTGCATCAGATAGACAGGTATTTTACGCAGTGGATCCTCGCAGGAAAATTTAAAGGGCTAAAAGGCCTTATACTCGGCGATTTCAGGGGTTCAAAGACACGCAATGTCTACGACATTATAAAAAGCCAGATGAAAATAACTTTTCCAGTTGTTGCGTGCCCCTATATCGGACATGTAAAAAACAAGATCACTTTGCCCGTAGGAGCAAGAGTTCTTCTTGATACAAGAACGAAGCAGCTCAAAGTCTTATGA
- a CDS encoding polysaccharide deacetylase family protein, producing MFHNSLLISIFLLSGLPLYAQDIAGEFKSAVPTEWGETVPGVKTRISKNEKILALTFDACGSANDGYDKKLIDFLTKEKVPATLFITGRWLDKFKKESEELSRNSLFEIENHGLNHKPASVKGAGVYGLEGTKNIGELIEEVEKNALKIESLTGRKPKFFRSGTAYYDDIAVKVIKKLGYEAAGFGVLGDAGATYSANKVKQQLLNAPAGSIIIMHMNHPEKDTAKGVIGAIPILKKRGFKFVKLEDYPLE from the coding sequence ATGTTCCATAACTCTTTATTAATCAGTATATTCCTGCTGTCTGGTTTGCCCCTTTATGCCCAAGACATAGCAGGAGAGTTCAAAAGCGCAGTGCCTACAGAGTGGGGAGAAACTGTACCGGGAGTAAAGACCAGGATAAGTAAAAATGAAAAGATATTGGCCTTGACTTTCGATGCGTGCGGCTCTGCCAATGACGGGTATGATAAAAAGCTTATAGATTTTTTAACAAAAGAAAAAGTGCCTGCGACTTTGTTCATAACAGGCCGGTGGCTGGATAAATTCAAGAAAGAGTCGGAAGAGCTTTCCAGGAACAGCCTTTTTGAAATAGAAAACCACGGGCTTAACCATAAGCCTGCATCCGTCAAAGGCGCAGGTGTTTACGGGCTCGAAGGGACAAAAAACATCGGGGAGCTTATAGAGGAAGTAGAAAAAAATGCCTTAAAGATCGAGTCCCTGACAGGCAGAAAGCCGAAGTTTTTCCGTTCCGGCACGGCTTATTATGACGATATAGCTGTTAAGGTCATAAAAAAGCTCGGCTATGAAGCTGCAGGTTTTGGCGTTCTTGGAGATGCAGGCGCGACGTACAGCGCAAATAAGGTAAAGCAGCAGCTTCTTAATGCTCCAGCGGGCTCTATCATAATAATGCACATGAACCACCCTGAAAAGGATACGGCTAAAGGCGTTATCGGCGCAATACCAATATTAAAGAAAAGAGGGTTCAAGTTCGTAAAGCTGGAAGATTACCCTTTAGAGTAG
- a CDS encoding DUF3820 family protein: MNKAISDREYFIKLSKARMPFGKYTGTPLIDIPEAYIVWFIGKGFAKGELGDMLKIIYEAKVNGLEYLFGPVRAKKETQKNVF; this comes from the coding sequence ATGAATAAGGCAATATCCGACCGGGAATATTTCATAAAACTTTCAAAAGCCAGGATGCCTTTCGGCAAATATACAGGCACTCCTTTAATAGATATCCCGGAAGCCTATATCGTATGGTTCATAGGCAAGGGTTTTGCAAAAGGCGAACTGGGTGATATGCTTAAAATAATCTATGAGGCCAAGGTAAACGGGCTGGAATATTTGTTTGGCCCTGTAAGAGCAAAAAAAGAAACGCAAAAGAACGTTTTTTAG